The genomic window GCGCCTGGTGTAATGAGCAGTTGTATATGCGTCTCTCAGGCAGTGCCAATGCGATCGAAACCGCACGACGCTATATCGGTGGTGAAGAACTCACATCGGCCGAGGCCTTCTGGTCTCAATTGCGTGAACATCAGTTAGCCTTTTTTCAAAACGAAAAAACACTGTGGCGTATTTCCCTACCCGCCACCCATGCAGAACTTTCTCTCGAAGGAGATACACTCATGGAATGGGGCGGCGCCCTACGCTGGCTATACACAGACCTTCCAGCGCAAGAGATATTTGACGCATGCACAATCGCCGGTGGACATGCGAGTTGTTACAAGACCCATGATCGAAGTGGGCAGATATTTCAGCCTCTCAATCAAGGGCTCATGACTTTGCATCGACAGTTGAAACAATCATTCGATCCTTATTGTGTATTCAACCCGGGCCGGATGTATCAGGAGTTTTAATGCAAACCCAAATACTGGATAGCTATCTGCAAACGGCCGAAGGCAAAGAGGCCGAATCGATTCTACGCAGCTGCGTACACTGTGGTTTCTGCACTGCAACCTGTCCAACATATCAGTTGCTCGGCGACGAACTCGATGGTCCGCGCGGGCGCATCTATTTAATGAAACAATTGCTAGAGGGCAAAGAGGTCACGCGCAAAACGAAGACGCATCTGGATCGTTGCCTCACCTGCCGTTCTTGTGAAACGACTTGCCCCTCGGGTGTACGTTATGGTCGTTTAGTCGACATCGGGCGCGATATCGTCGAACACCAGGTGCGTCGTCCGCTGTTTGATCGTGTACAACGCAAATTATTACGTGTGGTAATACCCCGCAGCGCCGTATTCAAGTCCTTGCTCAACCTTGGTCGCCTGTTTAAACCGGTGTTACCGACGAGTTTAAAACAAAAGATACCGGTCACACAGAAGTCTGGCGAGTGGCCGACGACGCAACATACACGCAAGATGCTCGTGTTAGATGGTTGCGTGCAACCCGTCACTACACCGAGAACCAATGCCGCGACCGCACGCGTACTCGACAGACTCGGTATACAACTCGTAAGCGCCAGCGGTGCCGGATGCTGCGGCGCACTCAGTCATCACCTGTCGGCCCACGAAGAGGGACTCGACTATATGCGTCGCAACATCGACGCCTGGTGGCCGCATATAGATCAAGGCGTCGAAGCGATAATCAACACCGCTAGCGGTTGCGGCGTGGTGGTCAAAGACTATGGAATGTTGTTAGCAAACGATACACGTTATGCGGACAAGGCAAAACACATATCTGAACTGGCAAAAGATTTAAGCGAAATTTTATCGCAAGAGGATTTGTCTGTGTTCGCTCGAAAGACGGAAACCCGCGTCGCCTTTCACTCGCCGTGCTCGCTTCAACACGGACAAAAGATTACAGGCACTATCGAAAGCATATTGCGCAACGCTGGCTTTGTATTAACTGAGGTCAGCAACCCGCACCTATGCTGCGGCTCAGCGGGCGCATATTCGATCTTGCAAACCGAATTGTCACAACAGCTATTAGATAACAAACTGGATTCCCTTCAATCAGACGCACCAGACGTCATTGTCAGCGCCAACGTCGGCTGCCAGATGCACATGGCCACCAAGGCTTCGGTGCCGGTTAGGCATTGGGTAGAATTGCTGGACGATGTGTTCGCCAAACCTAAGGATGGCCGCTTTTGAAAAGCATAGTTTGGCCAGATTTGTAAGCGACCTTTTTTGTTTCTACCTAAATAGTAAAGAACGGATTGCGTAATACCGACTTAGAGCGGACATTATCCTAGACATCTACAAAAGGCAAAAAGGTACTGGTTCCAGTCATTCCTTAATCCAGGTAAAGACGGAAGTTGGTTTAATGCCGATGATACGAACCGAACGGTCAAGACACACGTAGTGAAATTTTGAGGGGGTAGCAATATAAAAGAGGCCCCCACGAGTCTCAGGCTTTAACCCAGAAACAGTGAAAATCCATAACATCATGATTTTTTAAATCTTATTTACTCTCCATCTAGGATCTTCGCCTAACTTCTAGCATCCCTCCCCGGATAATGAGTCGAACACGACTCCTATTCGGCTCATATTTAACTTGTTTGTGAGCCGATTAGAGACTATATTCGGCTCATGAAATACAACTGGCAACAAGCGAATTGGACCGACTTTCGGTATGACCTCACAGGTCTCCAAGAGACCTTAGTCATGCTGGCCGAGAAATTCGGACATGTTAGTGGTCTGGTAAAAGGTCTCTCTGAAAATTTACAGACTGATACCCTTGTTAACCTGGTGCTTGCGGAAGCGATAAAGACTTCAGAAATCGAGGGCGAGTTGCTCAGTCGGCAAGATGTCATGTCATCGATTCGCAACCAACTAGGCTTGAACAAGCCGACTGAACATGTGCGGGATAAACGAGCATCGGGAATCGCCGAACTCATGCTAGATGTTCGAAATACTTATGCTGCCCCACTTACGAAAGAAAAGCTTTTTCAGTGGCACACCATGCTTTTCGAACAAACACCCACGCAAATCGCTATTGGAGATTGGCGCTCACATGAGGAACCTATGCAGGTTATTTCGGGTCCGGTTGGAAAAACTACAATCCACTTCGAGGCTCCAGCGTCGAGTCGTGTTCCTGATGAAATGGAATCCTTCATTAACTGGTTTAATCGGAGCGCGCCTGGCGGAGAAAATCATATAAAATTTCCCGTCATTCGATCCGCAATCGCTCATCTTTACTTCGAGAGCATACATCCATTCGAAGATGGTAACGGTCGTATTGGACGTGCAATTGCAGAAAAAACGCTTTCACAAGGCCTCGGATACCCCGTCCTCTTAAGCCTATCCAGCACCATTGAGAAAAATAAAAAACAATATTACTCAGCGTTAGAAACAGCTCAGAAATCACACGAGATTACGCCGTGGCTAAAGTATTTCGCCAACCTCACTCTGGACGCACAAACAGACTCGGAAGTCCAAATCGAATTCATTCTCAAGAAATCTAAATTTTTCGACCGGTTTGGTTCCGTGCTCAATGAGCGCCAAACCAAAGTGATCAAGCGTATGCTTGATGAAGGGCCGAAAGGATTCGAGGGAGGCATGTCTGCAAAGAAATATATCGCAATCACAAGCACCTCTAAAGCCACTGCGACTCGCGACCTACAATACCTCATCGAAAAGGGTGTGTTTAAACAAACAGGCGGTGGTAGAAGTACGCGCTACGAAGTCAATTTAGAACAAATTACTTTTTAGGCTCTTAGATTTAACCTGTCACCGCAACAGCTCGTTAAACTCCGTCGCCAGGACGGGTAGGAATCCATGGTCCCTAGTTTAGGGGATGGTTACACAATATCGCTGAGTTAAAATTGTAACCTTATTGAAAATATTGGGGCATTTATCTATGCTGGTCGCATGCCTGATTATCTTGATTGGCCAATAGAGGCCGCATCCCAAACGGACACGGAAAACCGCTGGTGCCAGCCGGAATCGAATATCTGTCTCGACTTTCATGGTGATCCAATAAAGGCCGGGCTGGTGGTATTTTCTGATGGCAATCACCACATGGCGCTAGAGGCCTGTCTTCGGCAATTCAGAAATCTACACCCCGAAGTGAACGATGTTTTCTATGCGACGACGCCACCTGGCGTGATAGTGAATCTACTCAAGAACGGTCAAATCAACCTAGGCAACCTGACGCTCTCGCGCTTGCCCAATGTGTTTATCAGTCCGCAAGGGATTATGGACAAGTTACAGTCAGACGGTTATGTGGCATCTCACCAGGTTTTCATGCAAAGTCGCGGTAATGTTCTGTTGGTACGCAAGAACAATCCCAAGAACATACAGGGCCTCGCCGACCTGCTCCGTGAGGATATAAAACTGTTTATATCTAACCCGAACACGGAAAAGGCTAGTTACCAGGTTTATGAAGAAACGCTTCTTGCACTGGCTAGGCAAAAAAATATTAGCCAGGACACGATAAGAGATTTACTTAGCGAGGCATCAAAACGACTTGTTACCGGGCAGCGTATACATCACCGAGAGGCGCCACAGCGTGTGTTCGATGACAGCGCCGACGTGGCTATAGTTTATTACCATCTTGCCTTGCGATATACGCGCATTTTTCCGGAACATTTTGATATTGTCCCCTTGAGCGGTTTGAAGGGTGAAGCGAACTATACTGAAAATAATATCTGCACCGCTTACCACGTCGGGTCGGTAGGTGATGGGGGCACATGGGGGCAATCATTCGTTGAATTTATGTTCAGTGATACGGTGACGAGCCTCTATGCTAAACATGGTTTGCAACGCCCATAAAAAAATATACCACCCGAAGGTGGCATATTTGTGTGAGAACAAGTTTCTAGTTATTTCTTGAACGTGATAAACAAGGCCGATGTCCAGATCTTGGCATCGTCAACCTGACGTGCGACAACATAGACCGGGCGATGACCGTGTGGGCCGTTTTTCGGTGCGATTTCAAAATTTCCGGTGACTTCACGTGGTGCCTTCGAGTCACTCATGCGCTCCATCGCAAGAAACATTTCGACGCCGGGTAAATCCTTTTTCAGTCGCGATGCTTCGAGCAATTCTTCGCCGGTAAACTCCCAGGAAAACGTTGGGCAATGCACAAATGGATTCCCTTTTAAAGGATCACCGACTTTTACATAGCCATCAATCGTGCCTTCGATTTTGATTTTCGCCGTCGCTAAATGCGAAACGTCCATCTCGATGGCATCGACATCGCCATAGGTATCACTCTTGAATCCGATCGTCGTTGTTGTTTCGCGCCAGCAGGTTTCTTCTTTGTGCTCAAAGCCCAGGCCTACAAACTCATTGATAACGGCGTTCGTGATGGTGATCTTGCCTTTCCAGGCGGCCCAACGATAGCGATCCTTAATACGTGCACCGCCCCAGCGGAAACGAATCTTACGCTCGGAATAGCCCAGTTCCTTCTGCAGATCGCGCCGCCAAAACTCGCCATCCTGATCGTAGGCAACGATTTCATCCCAACCGGCGTCGCCAAGAAAGCGATAGTCCACCTGCGCGGCTCCCTGGTGATCAAACTCATCACCCATAATGTGCTTACCACACGAAATCAATCCGAAGGTACGCTCGCCGGTCGACGCGAAGGTATGGCGTTGGCGTAAGGCGATGCCGATAGCCTTGCGCGATAGTTCTGGAGAGATGACTCCGGAGATACCGCCCTTGGTACCAAATACCGCTGTACCCGGCACACCGCCACCGCAACGACCACGGTGTTCATCACCTGCCATGCTTGCACCGATTTTGTAGCCGCGTTGCATGGCTTCCTGATACAGCCAGCCAAAGTGACCCCAGGACGATCCGATCTCAATCAATTTTTCCAGTTCGGGATGATGCCAGTCCAGAATACAACGACGCCCACCGACGTGAGGCGTTAACAAGTGACCTTCAGGATCGCTCGCATAGGCGGCCCATAATTCTTCTAGCGGCCAGGCACCGGGAATGGCTTCTGTTGTGCCGGAATCTTCATTCCAGTCAACCGAGCGCACGTGGGTGCCATCTTTCAAAAATGGAAACTCAGGTTCGCCATCGTGCAGGAAGATGACGTTATGGTCACCACCCGCGCAGGAACTGCCGCACCACTCTGTTCCGGGATAAGCAACGAATTCACCGTCTTTACTGATTTCGCGTATCAGCTCTACTGTTTTGTTCCAGCGTTCGTGGGTGATGTTAAAGTCATTATGCGCAAACGCCAGCACGTCCAACCCGGTTACATCACGCCCGTAATTCAGGTTATACGTTGTAGAATTGGTTCCAATCGTATCATCTGAATGCACATGCAAGTCGGTGTAATAGATTCTAGGAAACTCGAGTTCTTTATCGACCGTAACATAGAATGTGTTTGGCTGGACCGCGGGATGATCCGGCATGCTGGCATTGATTACCAATTCACCCGGCTTGTCCGTTGGTATATCTTCCAGCAGATGAACCGACCAACCTTCTTCCGGCAACCTGATCTCGCTCTCATAGCAAGGGACGCCATCAAGCGTAGCGTTGATACGAATCCTGTCAGCGCGATTCCAGCAGGTATTACCCCATTCATCTTCAGCGCGAATTCGCAATGGCACTTTCTCGCCCCGCTTCACCAGACGCGAACCGGCCCATTGTAGTAATGCAGGGCGACCCGGTTTGATATTGATCGTTAGATCAGGATTTACCGCTGCGAAACGTGAGGTGCCAAGTGGGTCCACATAGCAGCGGAACTTGAAGAATTCTTCTGTAAACGTTTGTACACGGGTGCCCGGACCGCCGAAACGTCGGTCTCCCATGCGGATAACGATTTGATCACCAGCCTTTAAATAGCCGTCATAGGTATCAACAATAATGGCTTTCTGAAAAGGACGCTCGTGGCCTTTCTGATCAAAGCGTACGGAAAGCTTTTGCACAGACGCTGGGCTTTGTCCTTCAAGCGTAGGCGATGCATGGTATTCAGCGGATACATAGTTGGCGCCGCTTGGGTGAGTTGTTTGGAAAAGTTCCCAGTCTGAATAGAAGCGAAATGTGGCCTTAAACCAGGAGCCGTCTGCCATGCCCGATTGCCCAAGCGTGTATACAATAATGATTTCCTGCCACGAACCGGCATCCATTTCTTCGATATTACAGGTGACTGAACCAAGAAATGGCATGTCCTTGGTCTTTTGGTACAGACCTGCGGGTGCGAAATATGAATCGCCCAGTTTTTCTTTTAACTCGGCGTCCGTCATTTTTTTCATAGCTAAAACCCCTTGTTCATTTTCCTAAAACATACTGATCGAAATAGTTTCAACGGCACCTCATGAAAAAAATAGCAACGCCATTGAGCGAAAATGTTGACTAAACTCGCTACTGCGTAGACTCAGCAGCGGCGTCCTTTCTTTTCTTGCGTCCGGCCTTGATGCTGGTCCAGAAAGTGCGAACGACGACGAACAACGTTAGCGCCATCAATACCATGGCAACCGGACGCTGGAAGAACATATAGGTATCTTGCTGCGAGATAATGACAACTTGTTGTAATGTACGCTCCCATTCCGGCGCCAGAATAAAACCGATCAACAAGGCGACATAGGAATAGTCAAATTTTCGCATGAAATAACCGATAAAACCGAACACGAGCATAACGCCCACATCAAACATGTCGGACTTGCCAAGATAGGCACCCATGATGCAGGTGAAGATAACGATTGGATACAAAACCAGGGCAGGAATATTCACGGCTTTACAGAAAAAGCGCAGACCCACGCGGCCAACAATCAATAGGAACAAACTGGCTATTACCAGGCTGCCGTAGATGCCATACATCAGCTGCGCATTCTCTTTAAACAACAAGGGGCTCGGTTGCATGCCATGTATCATAAACGCACCCATCAACATGGCTGCGGCAAGGTTGCCGGGAATGCCGAGCACGAACAAGGGAATCAGGCTGGCAGCAACCACTGAACTATTCGCGGACTCAGACGCTGCAATACCTTCAAGACGGCCCTTGCCGAACTCTTCTCTGTGCTTTGATCGTTTCATCGCCTGGTCATAAGACATGAACGATGCTACCGGGGCTCCCAGGCCAGGCATAGCACCGACGCCTATTCCGATA from Gammaproteobacteria bacterium includes these protein-coding regions:
- the glcF gene encoding glycolate oxidase subunit GlcF, whose protein sequence is MQTQILDSYLQTAEGKEAESILRSCVHCGFCTATCPTYQLLGDELDGPRGRIYLMKQLLEGKEVTRKTKTHLDRCLTCRSCETTCPSGVRYGRLVDIGRDIVEHQVRRPLFDRVQRKLLRVVIPRSAVFKSLLNLGRLFKPVLPTSLKQKIPVTQKSGEWPTTQHTRKMLVLDGCVQPVTTPRTNAATARVLDRLGIQLVSASGAGCCGALSHHLSAHEEGLDYMRRNIDAWWPHIDQGVEAIINTASGCGVVVKDYGMLLANDTRYADKAKHISELAKDLSEILSQEDLSVFARKTETRVAFHSPCSLQHGQKITGTIESILRNAGFVLTEVSNPHLCCGSAGAYSILQTELSQQLLDNKLDSLQSDAPDVIVSANVGCQMHMATKASVPVRHWVELLDDVFAKPKDGRF
- a CDS encoding Fic family protein; the encoded protein is MKYNWQQANWTDFRYDLTGLQETLVMLAEKFGHVSGLVKGLSENLQTDTLVNLVLAEAIKTSEIEGELLSRQDVMSSIRNQLGLNKPTEHVRDKRASGIAELMLDVRNTYAAPLTKEKLFQWHTMLFEQTPTQIAIGDWRSHEEPMQVISGPVGKTTIHFEAPASSRVPDEMESFINWFNRSAPGGENHIKFPVIRSAIAHLYFESIHPFEDGNGRIGRAIAEKTLSQGLGYPVLLSLSSTIEKNKKQYYSALETAQKSHEITPWLKYFANLTLDAQTDSEVQIEFILKKSKFFDRFGSVLNERQTKVIKRMLDEGPKGFEGGMSAKKYIAITSTSKATATRDLQYLIEKGVFKQTGGGRSTRYEVNLEQITF
- a CDS encoding substrate-binding domain-containing protein; this translates as MPDYLDWPIEAASQTDTENRWCQPESNICLDFHGDPIKAGLVVFSDGNHHMALEACLRQFRNLHPEVNDVFYATTPPGVIVNLLKNGQINLGNLTLSRLPNVFISPQGIMDKLQSDGYVASHQVFMQSRGNVLLVRKNNPKNIQGLADLLREDIKLFISNPNTEKASYQVYEETLLALARQKNISQDTIRDLLSEASKRLVTGQRIHHREAPQRVFDDSADVAIVYYHLALRYTRIFPEHFDIVPLSGLKGEANYTENNICTAYHVGSVGDGGTWGQSFVEFMFSDTVTSLYAKHGLQRP